From the Flavobacterium gyeonganense genome, the window CAGCTAAAACACGTGGTGAAATTGCGTATAATGCCCTTATTAATCCTGTTGACGATGAATATTTATTAAAAGCGGAAGTAAGCGAAAATGTCTGCTTTCAGGCGTTTAAAGCTACCGCTCGATTTGATAAGGGATCTTACATCGAGTTAAAGGTAAAAGAAGGCAAGTTTTTACCGAAAGCTTTTTTAAATGGAAGCATTACCATAAAAGGAAGTAATAAGCCAAATGCTGATCAGGAACCGGAAGCTTCCGGGCCTACATTATCTTCAATGGGGCTACCGATGGCACAAGCCACACAAACTAAAACCACTACAACAACTCCAACTCCAGTTCAAACAGTAGATGAAGATGAAGATGAAAAAGGTGCCGTTGCTTTTCAGGGCATCTTATTTCAGGATTTAGAATTACAAACGGTAACCCCCATTTTCAAAGCGAAATACTTTGGCTATAAAAATGAGGCTGAAACCGATCCTAATTCTTCTAAAGTAGCCAATTTCCCAATCACGATCCATGAGATTGCACTTATAGCTGATGATGCATCCGCATCCCTAAAAATAGATTTGTCTGTTAATTTGATGAAAGATCAATTTAGCGGGCGAACAAGATTTAATGTCGTAGGTAAATTTGGAAAAGACGACGGCATACAAAAGTGGAAATTTTCTCATTTAAAATTTGAACGTGTAGACATTGCTGCTGACTTAGGCGGTATGAAATTCAAGGGAAGCATTGAGATAATGGACAATGACCCTGTTTACGGCAAAGGTTTTAAAGGATCGCTAAAAGCTGATTTTTCAGGAGGAATATCTGTTGAAGCCAATGCTATTTTTGGTTCTACCACTTTCAGGTACTGGTATGTAGATGCTATGGTGGATAACCTGAATATTCCTGCAGGTGCGATAACTTTTAAAGGCTTTGGCGGAGGTGCTTATTACCGAATGAAAAAAGACGGTTTTAGCAACCGATTTGCTGCTTCAGGCTCTAATTATGTTCCAGATTCCGAATCCGGTCTTGGGGTAAAAGCCATGATTAAATTTGCCGGAACTGCTACTGCCGATGCTTTTTGGGGAGGTGCCGGTTTTGAAATCGCTTTTAACAATCATGGCGGTCTTAACAGAATCAGTATTTATGGTGAAGGCCATGTAATGCAGCCATTTGAGATACCGGGTGCAGAAGAATTGCAAGGCGCTTTAAAAGCTGTCGCAGAAAATGAAAGCCTTATGTCAAAAGTAGCTTTAGAAGCTCTAAAAACATCAAATCTATCAGAAGCTGCGGCTACGTTGTATCCGAATGATGTAAAAAGTTCTATGGGAATCAATGCTTTTGCTGCTATTGAATATGACTTCAGAGCCAAAACTTTACATGGCTCATTTGATCTATATATTGATACACCCGGTGGTTTTATAAAAGGTCGAGCATCCGGAAATAGAGCCGGATGGGCTGTTTTACATTTTGGCCCTGATAAATGGTACATCCATATGGGAAAACCGACCGACCGATTAGGTATTAAATTAGCCATAGGATCAATTGAAGTGGAAGCCGGTGGTTACTTCATGCTGGGTGACGATATTCCGGGAAGTCCGCCGCCACCTGCTATTGTTGCACAGCTTTTGGGAGTAGATGCTTCCAAACTGGATTACATGCGTAATGAAAATATGATTGATGCAGGAAGAGGATTTGCGTTTGGTGCAGATTTTAGCATAAAAACAGGGAATTTAAGCTTTTTAATGTTTTACGCTAATTTTCAAGCCGGATTTGGATTCGATATTATGGTAAAAGATTACGGAGACGCTGAATGTAAGGGTTCCGGACAAATTGGCTTAAACGGTTGGTATGCAAATGGGCAATCTTATGCATACCTTCAAGGGGAACTGGGCATTAATATCAAATTGTTTTTCGTACGCAAGAAAATATCTATCATAAAGGGAGGAGGCGCTGTTTTACTACAGGCCAAACTACCAAACCCTTTATGGATACGCGGTTACATGGCCGGTAATTTTAGTATTCTTGGAGGAGCGATACGAGGTAGTTTTCGATTTAAATTACAGTTTGGAAAAGAATGTGAATTTATAAATGCAGATCCATTGGCAGGATTAAAATCTATTGCTGACATTACGCCAACTGAAGGATCAAAAGATGTAGATGTTTTTGCGATTCCGCAAGTTGCCTTTAATATGCCTGTAGATAAAAACTTTACACTCGAAGATGATAAAGGAACAAAAACATACCGACTCAAACTTGAAGAATACACAATAAAAAAAGATGGTGTTCCGGTTATTGGTACCATAAGCTGGAATAGTACAAAAGACTTATTAAGTTTTAATTCCAGTGAAGTTTTACCTCAGAACTCTAATTTAATGATAACTGCAAAAGTAAGTTTCCAGGAAAATGTAAACGGTACGTGGAAAACCATTATGGATGAAGGCCAGGTTGCTATGGAAAATGAGGTTCGAAACTTTACTACAGGTGTAGCACCTAAAAACATCCCGGTAAACAATATTGCTTACAGTTATCCTGTATTTGATCAGAAATATGTATATCAAAATGAAAGTAAGGAAGCTTATATCGTATTGAAACAAGGTCAGACTTATTTATTTGAATTAAAACCTGGTCAATCCCAACAAGCCTTTTATAAAACCGGAAATAAAACAACCAACACCGCTATCCGATATAATTCTGATTTGAAAAAAGTAATTGTTGACTTACCTGTGTTAGAACAGGCAAAGCCTTACAATTTATCGTTAATGACACTAGAAAAACAAAATGAAGCCAATGGTAATTTAACCGAAAATTACCAGACTCAAAATCTGGCGGACGATAACAATGTGGATGTAAAAGACAATGAACTTAAAGAAGTGGTTTCCGGTGCAGAAGCTATTGAGTTGGTACAATACAACTTTAACACCAGCCAATACAATACTTTTCAGGAAAAAATGGCTGCAAAAAAACCTAAACAAACATTAGTGGAAATTATCTATTCTGATGTACATGCTTTACAATCCTTAAACAGTTCTACTGAACCTTTTGATGAAGCAGAACTTATTGGTAATTCGAAAACTTTATTTCAACCACTTGTAAGCACAGAAGCTATTTTAGACAACAGTTATTACAACAATGAGATTTATCCTCTTATTTATCAGGGATATCCTCTGGAAGCTGATTTAAAACTGAATAAAAGCAGCAATATTGCTTTGGGCGTCCCTCCAGTAAAAGGTGTAGAAACGATGGCCTGGTATCAGGATTATATTTTTAACAACCCTACAAGTTTCATGATTAAAGAATATCTGCCTTATCGCTACAACCTGCCTTTTTACTATAAAAATGATTTTATTGATTTAAGATATAAAATCGTAAATAAATATCTGAATACCTCAAATCAGGCTATGATAGCGAAATATAATTATATCATTAACGGTGAATTTCCATATTTAAAAAAAGGCAATTACAACATTAAACTGAATTATACACTTCCCGGAGGTCAGGCAGGAACGAGTTCTATTTTTACTTTCAACAAATCAAATTAAGCATGAGATCCCTATTTTTAATCCTATTCTTTTTTACAATAGGTTTTACCAGTTTTTCCCAAAGTAAAGAAGATACTATAACTGAAAAGAAACCCGAAATTCAAGTTATAGCCAGAGTGCAAAAAGACAGGATCTTATTGCGATGGGCTGTTACGACCCCAATTGCCTGGAAAAAATTAAATACTTATGGTTATAGATTAGAAAGATATACCGTGACACGTGACAATAAAACCTTAACGCAACCTGAAAAATTGATTCTTGCCAAAGTTATAAAGCCTGAACCGCTAGAATCATGGGAAAAAGTTATTGAAAATAATGATAATGCCGCTATTATTGCACAGGCTATTTATGGTGAGAGCTTTGCTGTAGAAGGAGGTGGTACTATTCAAAACATTGTAAACCTTTCTGAAGAGAATGAACAACGTTTTACATTTGCCTTATTTAGTGCCGATAAAGATTTTGAAATTGCCAGAAAAGCTGGTCTGGGATTTGAAGATAAAACAGCCAAAATAAATGAAAAATATGCCTACAGAGTAGTTTCAAATGTTCCTGAAAATGAACTAAATATAGACTATGGCGGAATATTCGTGGGGCTTAAAGAATATGAACCCCTACCAAAACCACTTGATTTTACTGTTCACTTTACGGATAAAAGCAGTATGCTTAGCTGGAATTTTAAAACCTTATCACAAGTGTATGGAAGTTATTATATAGAACGCTCCACAGATAAGAAGACTTTTGAAAGAATTACTGATAAGCCCTATACATCCCTAAATCAGGAAAATGCAAATAACAACCGTATTTTTTATGTCGATTCTATTGCCAACAATAAACCGTACAGCTACAGAATACAGGGAATTTCTCCATTTGGCGAACTAAGCCCTTATTCTGAAGTTATTACCGGAAAAGGAACTACCATTTTGAAATTTGTGCCTCATCTAAAAGTTAAGGATTTTAAAGATGATACAACTGTTACCTTAACATGGGAATTCCCGGTAGAAGGCGATGCTGAAATTTCCGGGTTTGAATTAAACCGTTCTGACAGCGATGATATCAACTATACTACCGTAATAAAAAATATACCTGCAAAAAACCGTTCGGTGACGTATAATAAACTTTCTTCAACAAATTATTTTACTATTACTGCCATTGGTAAGCAAGGGAGTAATAGAACTTCTTTTCCCATGCTCGTACAGCCTGTAGATTCTATACCACCTTCAAAACCTATCGGATTAAAAGGTGTAATTGACAGTTTAGGCATAGTAAAGCTAACCTGGACTGCAAACAAAGAAAAGGATTTGTTAGGGTACCGTATTTACAAAGGAAATACTCCTCACGAAGAATTCACTCAGATTACAGTGAGCCCACACGAATCTATTACTTACGAAGATAAAGTACAAATTAAAAACTTAAACCCTAAGGTATATTATAAAATAATTGCAGTAGATAACCGCTATAATATGTCGGATTTTTCAGAAGTACTAATCATCAAGAAACCTGATGTAATCCCTCCTACTTCTCCTATATTTTCAAATTTCGAAATAAAAGAGGGAGCAGTTTTCCTGGAATGGGTTAATAGCCAGAGCGAAGATGTGGTCAGCCATCAGATATACAGGAAAGAAAACGACCAGAAAGACTGGACGCTTATTCTGGATACCAAAAACAAGGAAGAAAAGTTTCAGGACAAAACCGTTGTTGAAGGTAATACCTATCGCTATGCCATTTTTGCCAAGGATGAGAGTAATTTAACTTCTAAAGCATCCCCAGAAGTAGCCATGTTCGTGCCTAAATATTCAGTAATGCCTGCTATCAAAGGTTTTTTTGCACAAGTAAACAAAACTACCAATACTATTGATTTGTCATGGGAATATGCGAATACCGAGGTAAACAGTTTTGAAATTTATAAGGCATCAGATACTGAAGCTTTACAGTTGATTCAGGTGCTGAATGGAAAAATAAAACGTTTGTCTGATCCTACGATTACTATTAATACCAATTATAAATATGGGATTAGGGCGGTATTTAAAGATGGGAGGACTTCTAAAATGGATTTTTTTAGTTTAAAATTCTAAGCCCCGACTAACAACTTTTTGAAATCATTACCCAATGATACTATGAAATCGAATATGAAAAAACTTTTACTCCTTTTTGTTTTTATAAATTCTTACTGGACATTTGGACAGCTTACCTATACATTTGATGTGGAGTATTATGCTTGCGGACTATCTTCTAATTATTGTTCGCCTAATTCAACTTCAGGTAGTTGGTACTATAGTAGTGAAACCTTTAATTCCTATTTTTGGAGTTTTGGTTCTACTGAGGATTTTCGAGGCCGAAGGGATACACCTATAAAAGGAACTTATACTATACCTATCAATGATGATTTTATTCTGAGATATCATTATGATTATGATAATTCTTTTAATCCTATAGGGGATAAATTCCCTGGAAGAAATGCAGAAACACAATACAGTCGTTATTACTGGCCTGGACAATATCCAAATCCACATTCTGATCTATATTATGGCGAAGCGAAAGGTCGTATTTTTTATCAGGATCGATATATTAACTGGAATTATGAAGTTAGATATCGCGGATCAAATCGTTTAGGTGATACAGATACTTATGATGATTTATTTGTGGAAATACCATTTTCCAGAGTATCCGGTTCAAATTGTTATAGCCGTATTCCCTATCAGGGAAATGAAAATACAATTGCAAGCGATCCTCTTGATCGTGATTATTGTATAGAATGTTCTATTATTACAGGAGGCATTGCTTATGATGGTGTTGATGATACTCCAGACGGTCATATTACAATACAAAATTTTTTTCCTAACGACCTTTTGATTACCCGAATGGACAAGGCCTCAACAGACATACTGGCAGGCGAACAAATACGTTTACAAGCCACCACTCCCACTGCACATACTACAAGTTTATTTCCAGATTTTGTGTACAACTGGCAATACAGTACGGATGGAGGAATTTCATGGGAAAGTGTACCGGATAAGTTGGTTAACGGTCTTAAAATAAACAAAACTAACAATACTGTTTTTACGATGCAGGAAATGCTTGGTGATGCACATACTAGTGTTTTTGGCCCTATCGCTTTCAGGCTTGGATACGGAACCGGAAACAGAACTTTTACCAATATCCTACACTTTAACTATAAAGCCGGAGCACCAGTGGTAACGGGAGTAGAATATGTAGCCCCTAAATGCAGTGGTGATGCTGTAACAAGTCTTGATGTGTATTTTGACCGAAAATTAGAACCTGGAGAGTCAATATGGCCTCTTCAAATTATTCGTTATCCTAAAATAGCCCAAGACCAGCCTAAGTTGTCACAAGATGTGGTAACCAATCTGGTTTATGATCCAATAAAAGGAAAATACAAACATTCCTTCATCATTACAACCATCAATAACAAACTTATAAATAATACCAGCTATGCAGTTGAATATCAAGGCATGGTTAATGGAGTTGGCAGAGGTTATCTCCTTTCCGAACAACCTTTTGTATATCAGGATCCTGAGCCCTTAACATTTACTATAGATCCTACAGACCCATTATGCCATAATGAAGAAGGAGGTTTGACTATAAACGTTAAAGGAGGTTCTGGGAAATATTTTTATTCTTTAGACGAAGGAACCAAAATTCCCTTTACCGTTACAACAGCTGAAACTTCAACCACTACTAACAATATTACAACTATAAGCCGAAGTGCAAGTCAGCCCTTAAACTTATCTGTTTCCGATACCAAAAAGAGTTACAAAATAAAAGTAACCGATGAACATGATTGTATTGAAAAATCGCTTTAGTTTATGAAAAAGCTTTACTTTATAGAAGAAATTACTGATGAAAATCATAATGATTATTATAATAAAATAATCTTTTTTCAATTTAATTATAATATTCCTATAGTTTTGAATGATCCCGACACAGGTTATTATTACCAAGCTAATACTTCATATGCAAGTCTTGATTATGGTGTTCTATACTTGTCATGCGAACCTATTGTTTACGGCGATATCAGGCTAAAAACTCCAATTTGTTATTATCAAAAAATTAAAGAAATAAAAATACCTTTCGATCGAGATTTGGAAGAAGAAGAATTAAAGTATATGTCTTTATACAGCGAAACTACATTATTTCCAAATGAAAATTATCAAATAAAGTATTGGGCTTTTAAAAATAATAAACCAAGGGTCTCAGGAATTAGCAACTTCTTTTCGTATGATACGTTGCCTCCTCTGCCTTTTAAAATCAAAGCTGATAATCCAATATGCTATAAGGCTA encodes:
- a CDS encoding fibronectin type III domain-containing protein gives rise to the protein MRSLFLILFFFTIGFTSFSQSKEDTITEKKPEIQVIARVQKDRILLRWAVTTPIAWKKLNTYGYRLERYTVTRDNKTLTQPEKLILAKVIKPEPLESWEKVIENNDNAAIIAQAIYGESFAVEGGGTIQNIVNLSEENEQRFTFALFSADKDFEIARKAGLGFEDKTAKINEKYAYRVVSNVPENELNIDYGGIFVGLKEYEPLPKPLDFTVHFTDKSSMLSWNFKTLSQVYGSYYIERSTDKKTFERITDKPYTSLNQENANNNRIFYVDSIANNKPYSYRIQGISPFGELSPYSEVITGKGTTILKFVPHLKVKDFKDDTTVTLTWEFPVEGDAEISGFELNRSDSDDINYTTVIKNIPAKNRSVTYNKLSSTNYFTITAIGKQGSNRTSFPMLVQPVDSIPPSKPIGLKGVIDSLGIVKLTWTANKEKDLLGYRIYKGNTPHEEFTQITVSPHESITYEDKVQIKNLNPKVYYKIIAVDNRYNMSDFSEVLIIKKPDVIPPTSPIFSNFEIKEGAVFLEWVNSQSEDVVSHQIYRKENDQKDWTLILDTKNKEEKFQDKTVVEGNTYRYAIFAKDESNLTSKASPEVAMFVPKYSVMPAIKGFFAQVNKTTNTIDLSWEYANTEVNSFEIYKASDTEALQLIQVLNGKIKRLSDPTITINTNYKYGIRAVFKDGRTSKMDFFSLKF